In Mycobacterium sp. ITM-2016-00317, the genomic window ACACCATCCGCATCCGCCGCTCGTCGCCGCCCAGCATGGCGGGCACCCGCCGCCGCAGCCCTCGGTCGTACAGCTGCATCTCGGGTTCCGGACCGAACGCGTCGAAGACCTCGCGGCGTTCGTCGTCGCCGAGTTTGTCGAGGGTGAGTTCGTCGTGGTTGCGGACGAAGTTGGCCCACTGACTGGTGATGTCGAGCACGGGCCGGTCGCGCAGCGCCTGGGTGATCGGGCCTGCGTCGCCACGGGCCAGCGACAGGTAGAGGTGCTGCATCCCGATGAAGTCGAACTGCATGTTCAGGCCGTCGCCGTCGGGTCCGCCGAAGAACGTCTTCTGATCCTCGTAGGCGACGTTGACCTCGCCGAGCAGGACCGCGTCGCCGAGCCGGCGGGTGATGAAGTTGCGGACGTCGCCGAGATACTCGAAGGGGTCGAACACGCCGGGGTCTCGGGGCGCGCCGTCACGGGCGAACAGGAACGGCACCGCGTCGATGCGGAATCCCGAGACGCCCAGTTGCAGCCAGAAGCCGAGGGTGCGTGAGATCTCCTCCTGCACATCAGGGTTGGCGATGTTCAGATCCGGCTGGTGCTTGTAGAAGTGGTGCAGGTACCACTGGCCGGTCTTGGGGTCGTGCTCCCACAGACTGTCCTCCTGATCGGGGAACACGACGTCTTTCGCGGTGTCGGGCGGCTCGGTGTCGCTCCAGACGTAGTAGTCGCGGTACGCGTCGTCGGTGCTGCGCCGCGCCGACCTGAACCACGGATGGGCATCCGAGGTGTGGTTCATCACGAAGTCGACGATCACCTTGATGCCGTTGGCCTTCGCGGTGCGCACGAGCTCGACGAAATCACCCAGGGTGCCCAGCCGCGGGTCGACGGAGAAGAAGTCGGTGATGTCGTACCCGTCGTCCTTGCGCGCGGTCGGATAGAACGGCATCAGCCACAGGCAGGTGATGCCGAGGTCCGCCAGGTACTCGATGCGTTCGGTCATGCCGCGGATGTCCCCGCAGCCGTCGCCGTTCCAGTCGTAGAACGTCTCGATGTCGGCGCAGTAGAAGACGGCGTTCTTCCACCACAGATCGCCGGTCTCGATCTTCCTCACGCCGGCACCGCCGGCGCGGTGGGGGACAGCTGGGGCAGCACGTGCTCGCCGAACGCGTCGATGAACGGCCGCTGGTGCTGGCCGACGAAGTGCAGATACAGCTCGTCCCAGCCCTGTTCGAGGTATTCGTGCAGCCACGCCGCGTGCCTGCCGAGGTCACTGGAGACCCGCACCGATTCGGTGACCTGGTCCGCGGTGACGGAGGCGCCGATCACGTCGAACGCCTCGACGGTCTCGATGTCCCAGCACACCGGCGGGGCGAAGACGTTGTTGCGCCACTGGTCGTGCGCGATGGCCAGGGCCTCGTCGTCGGTCGGGGCCCAGCTGAGATGGATCTGCAGGCGCGCGGGCCCGCGCCCACCGGCGTCGCGGTACGCCGCGAGCACCTGCTGCAGCTTCTCTGGCGGCTGGTTGACGGTGATGAGCGCGTCGGCCCACTGGGCGTGGCGGGCCGCGGTGGCAGGTGTCACGGCGGGGCCGACCAGGTCGGGCACCCGCTCGGGCAGGGTCCACAGTCTGGCGCGGTTGACCTGGATCAACCCGTCGAAGCTCACCTCCTCGCCGTTCAGCAGCCGCCGGATCACCTCCACGCACTCGACCAGCCGGCGGTCGCGGATTTCTTTGCGTGGCCAGGTCTCGCCGGTGATGCGCTCGTTGGACGCCTCACCGGAACCCAGTGCGGCCCAGAACCGGCCGGGGAACATCTCGGCCAGCGTCGCGATCGCCTGGGCGACGATCGCCGGGTGGTAGCGCTGGCCGGGCGCGTTCACGACGCCGAAGGGCAGCCCGGTGCTGGCCAGCGCAGCGCCCAGGAAGGACCAGGCGAACCCGGACTCGTTCTGGCGTTCGCTCCAGGGGCTGAAGTGATCCGAGCACATGCCTGCGGTGAACCCGGCCTGCTCGGCGTGCACGACGTCTTGCAGCAGCTGTCCGGGCGGGATCTGTTCGTGGGAGCAGTGGAATCCGATGACCGTCATCGGCCCGGAATACCCCTTTTGCCCAAGGTCTAGGCTGGTCGGCGTGTTCACCGGAATCGTCGAAGAGTTGGGTGAGGTCGTCGGCAAGGAGGATCTCGGGGACTCCGCCCGCCTGGTCATCCGTGGTCCCGTCGTGACGTCGGATGCCGGGCACGGCGACTCGATCGCGGTCAACGGGGTGTGCCTGACCGTCGTCGACGTGCTCGCCGACGGCGCGTTCACCGCGGATGTGATGAACGAGACACTGAACCGCTCCAGCCTGGACGGCGCCGCCGTCGGCGCGAAGGTGAACCTCGAACGCGCGGCGGCGTTGAGCAGCAGACTGGGCGGCCACATCGTCCAGGGCCACGTCGACGGCACCGGCCACATCATCTCCCGGACGCCGTCCGAGCACTGGACCGTGGTGCGCATCGCGCTGCCGGCGGCACTGTCGCGCTACGTGGTCCAGAAGGGCTCCATCACTGTTGACGGGGTGTCGCTGACGGTGTCGGGACTGGGACACGACTGGTTCGAGGTGTCGCTGATCCCGACCACCCTCGGGCTCACCACGCTGGGCCACGCCGAGGTCGGTGCGCACGTGAACCTCGAAGTCGACGTCATCGCCAAGTACGTCGAGCGGCTGCTGGAGTCCAGGGGCGTCGCCACCGATCTGTGAGCGACGGTTCTGCCCACGGGACCGGCGGGCAATAAGCCGGGCCGTCCCGTGGTTCATACTGAGAGGTATTGACACGTGGTTCCGTGCTGGGAACCGGCAAGGGTGGTGAAGATGACGAGGCTGGATTCGGTCGAGCGCGCGTTGGCCGACATCGCAGCGGGCAAGGCCGTGGTCGTCATCGACGACGAGGACCGGGAGAACGAAGGCGACCTGATCTTCGCCGCCGAGAAGGCCACCCCCGAACTCGTGGCGTTCATGGTCCGCTACACGTCCGGCTACCTGTGTGTGCCGCTCGACGGCGATATCTGCGACCGGCTCGGGCTGCTGCCGATGTAC contains:
- a CDS encoding riboflavin synthase — encoded protein: MFTGIVEELGEVVGKEDLGDSARLVIRGPVVTSDAGHGDSIAVNGVCLTVVDVLADGAFTADVMNETLNRSSLDGAAVGAKVNLERAAALSSRLGGHIVQGHVDGTGHIISRTPSEHWTVVRIALPAALSRYVVQKGSITVDGVSLTVSGLGHDWFEVSLIPTTLGLTTLGHAEVGAHVNLEVDVIAKYVERLLESRGVATDL
- a CDS encoding TIGR03885 family FMN-dependent LLM class oxidoreductase, which gives rise to MTVIGFHCSHEQIPPGQLLQDVVHAEQAGFTAGMCSDHFSPWSERQNESGFAWSFLGAALASTGLPFGVVNAPGQRYHPAIVAQAIATLAEMFPGRFWAALGSGEASNERITGETWPRKEIRDRRLVECVEVIRRLLNGEEVSFDGLIQVNRARLWTLPERVPDLVGPAVTPATAARHAQWADALITVNQPPEKLQQVLAAYRDAGGRGPARLQIHLSWAPTDDEALAIAHDQWRNNVFAPPVCWDIETVEAFDVIGASVTADQVTESVRVSSDLGRHAAWLHEYLEQGWDELYLHFVGQHQRPFIDAFGEHVLPQLSPTAPAVPA
- a CDS encoding alpha-amylase family protein; its protein translation is MRKIETGDLWWKNAVFYCADIETFYDWNGDGCGDIRGMTERIEYLADLGITCLWLMPFYPTARKDDGYDITDFFSVDPRLGTLGDFVELVRTAKANGIKVIVDFVMNHTSDAHPWFRSARRSTDDAYRDYYVWSDTEPPDTAKDVVFPDQEDSLWEHDPKTGQWYLHHFYKHQPDLNIANPDVQEEISRTLGFWLQLGVSGFRIDAVPFLFARDGAPRDPGVFDPFEYLGDVRNFITRRLGDAVLLGEVNVAYEDQKTFFGGPDGDGLNMQFDFIGMQHLYLSLARGDAGPITQALRDRPVLDITSQWANFVRNHDELTLDKLGDDERREVFDAFGPEPEMQLYDRGLRRRVPAMLGGDERRMRMVYSLAFSLPGTPVLFYGEEIGMAENLDVPGRLAVRTPMQWTSGDNGGFSTAARRRLTRPLPDGLYGPERVNAADQRRDHKSFWWFVRDLIYTYRQQPEIGWSTPEVLDQPHPAVLAHVCREPSGWAMVALHNFGAEGCLVPLELGDVPADSKLVDLLDDRSEYFLDSHGRVEMPLDPYGYRWLRVLRPGDPPII